ttagttattataatagttcattgtttaaattaattggtcaattattttgaatatttttcctcaaaaaatcGAGTTTAAGAATAGTATATGGCTTCAAATCATCCTAATGTAGATCAAATTGCCTGCATGATTTATACCTTCTATTATATTTCACACTCAATTCATACAAGACTGAATTTGGGTGGAAGAATCTGAATTTGATGAGAAGATTTGAAGTACGGATTTCAGTAACTCCATatcaaatgaatttaaaatttattacaattccACAACTTTTGTACCaaatatttatccaaacaaGTTTGATGCATTTGTTACTATAGATTTAAAATCCTTACATCCACATCCATCCATCCAGACATGGCATAAAAGAATTTGGCttgacatatatatgtatttattatgtggagtgcaagataaataaataaatattatctagAATTTGCAGTGTGTAAGAAGCAATAGGAACATGGCAGAATAGTTCatcaagaaatcaaaattaatttaaggaaaaaaaaaaaaaagattttgggGTGTTGGGTAAAGGGTTTAGGACCCAAAAATGATGAGAAATCCCAAAAATGCGCATGCAATTGCATGAATGCCTGCATAAGCACGCAGTGCTAATAACCAGGCGCGCGTGCCACTATGCATTGCCCACTACttacacacaaaaaaagaaaacattattAGTTTGCTGCTCAAAGTTTTGCTTCTCAGACAAAAGACACCTCAGAGCTCCATGCAATAAAATCTTATCTACTTTGTGGgtattagtaaatataatttaattgctaATTAATGTATACATACTTTCTTTactatatagaaaaagaagttCAAATATTCATTCCCATTTCttgaaagtattttatttaaagaaaatagagacagaaaatcaaaacaaagaaaagggTGATTTGGAATAGTGTGGGAATTGAggtgtaaaataataattatatgagagTGAGCTGACACAAAGAACATCTAGGGAAGTGAGAAAGCAAGGAACTTTAGAAAGCCAGAATCCAGTGTAATTCCCATCTGTCCTCATACCCAAAGTAAAGAATAACAGAAATCAGGAcacattatattattacaacaCTGTAAAAATTTTGACACACAAAAGTTAAAGTTCCAGTCTTTGTATTGGAGACTGGAAACATAATTAACTTGCTTAGGGTGTTTatacccccaccccccaccttCCCTCATTCTCTTCCCTTCATCACTTGTCATTCTTcccaaagaaaattaaaaaaaaaaaaaaaggaaaaattaacatattctTGCATGTCTTGGTCACATCCCCACCCCACATGGACAAAACTCTAAAGATTCACAAACATAGTAATttctatgttttctttctttcttttttttttgtctattacTTAATGCCTAGAAGTTATACATTTGTCAGAATATAAAACTAAGGGTAGAGCATAGAACTTGAAGAGAGGCAAAAACCAAGAGAGGGTTTCAATTCTTTGCATTGGGAATGGTGAGAGAGTGCAATGAGCTTccttagagagagagagaggtcaCAGTGGCTTTGGTGCATGGATTTGAGGTTTGCAAATTCTGAGAAGATTAGGTGCTCTTTGGATCACAGAAGAAGACAACGTCGATgcacacaaaaacaaacaactcATGTGTTAGAAGAAACAAGACCCACAAATTCCTCAGAGATGGCTTCTAGTTGCTGCTGGAAGATCTCCCCAATCATTTcagcttttgttttcttcctgttctttttctcctccGTTTGTCCAGTTCTATCAGTCAATTTTAATGCCACCAAACAGAACTTCCGGCCCGGGGATCATATGTCCAAGAAATTGAAGTACATCAGAGCCCATCTCATGAAAATCAATAAGCCTGCTGTCAAGACAATCCAGGCAATCATCTCTTCATCCtttctgttttttattttttatttttttgttttctttcctctCTTGTTTTAATCAAGTGGTTTTGTTGTACAGAGCCCTGATGGTGATATCATAGATTGTGTTTTATCTCATCAACAGCCAGCTTTTGATCATCCTGAATTAAGAGGGCAAAAGCCATTGGTGAATAACACTGAGTTAccatttctctcttttttttttttttttttccaaaaacaaaaaaactgtAGATCAATCAGTCTTTAAcatttctctttatatatatatatatatttgaatttgcagGATCCACCTGAAAAGCCAAAAGGGCACATATCAACGACAGGCatgtttgaagaaaattttcaggCATGGAGCATGTCGGGAGAATTCTGCCGGGAAGGCACGATTCCCATGAGAAGAACAAGTGAGGAAGACGTTCTGAGAGCAAGTTCTGTCCGAAGATTTGGACGCAAGATAAGAAGGCCTATCAGAAGGGACTCTTCCAGCAATGGCCATGAGGTTAGTGCTTATGAAATGatctttcaattttctcaCCAAATTAGACGATGATAATCATGATGACCAGTTTAGCTGAAGAAAGCCCTCATCTCAACACACCAAATCCGTAAAACTTCTGGCTTCCATAAATTTAGAAACTTCACTGCTGCTTTCCCTTTATTTCCGTGATGTGTGTGACAgatatttaggtgtttttctTACACTACTGTCCCAAATACCATAAATTATGTCACTATCAGCAGTAAAATTTGTATGCTTTTACACtctatccatatatatatatatgggattTTGATGATATAAATTAGTAGTGAGGACAGTGGCATGATTGATTTATGTTTGTACACACTGGGAGTTTTCAGCATGCGGTGGGGTATGTGAGCGGAGAAGAGTATTACGGAGCAAAAGCAAGCATAAATGTGTGGGCTCCTCGAGTTGCAAACCGCTATGAATTCAGCTTATCACAAATGTGGGTAATAGCTGGTTCCTTTGGCGATGATCTCAACACCATCGAAGCTGGTTGGCAGGCATGTTTTTACTCTTCTCCTTCCATTTCTTTCCaccaatttttgtttgaaaaattataacccATAGGTCGGTTTGACTCcaattgaactaattatatgataattgcAATACGCTTGTtgattggtgtacagttcaaaaaaaatatgacgtttgcactaattaattactctGTGATTGTTTGGTTTCGTCCAATTTTTCCTATCACTCAAAGTTGCTCCCCGGAAACGCGGTTTCTACAgtagaaatttaattatccaGACAGTGGGAACAATTTTTTCTGCCCTCATTAAAGAGCAATTAATCTTCAACAACCTGCAGTTAAGACAGCCATTGATGGATGGATGCTAGCTATGCTAATTCAATATATGAATTTCTCAAACAGGTTAGCCCGGAGCTTTATGGGGACAACTATCCTAGGTTCTTCACGTACTGGACTGTAAGTTTGATTTATTACCAATTAAGGAAAATAATGTTATCTCGTTAATGTTGTCCCTAGCTACCTTAATCACTAATTCTCGAACAAAgcatatgaataattaagtatgataattaataatgattatagtacttgattaatttaattatttaaatgggACGTGCAGAGTGATGCGTACCAAGCGACAGGCTGTTACAATTTGTTGTGCTCGGGCTTTGTTCAGACCAACAATAGAATAGCAATTGGGGCTGCAATTTCACCAACTTCATCCTACAACGGTGGTCAGTTCGACATCAGCTTATTAGTGTGGAAGGTAATTTCACGACTCTAATGCCATATatggttaattattaatataattaattggtaTTTATGTTTAGTATAAAGTTATTAATTAGAATAGCAAAGAGGAGGGAGAGATATATGAGGACTTGTAAAGTTTAGGGGTGGAATCTACAATTTTATGATCCGGTCAAAGATATCCTGaagagataaaataaaacaaataaattaaaagaaaaagaaaaaactttatttatttggattgatTTTGGTAGGAAAATTAAAGACAGCGTGGAGCTAAATTCTCATGTACCACCTAGCTAAGCTAACAAAAGCATGTCGtgatatatatagagagagaatgagTGAATGGACATAATAATGATTTTGGCTTCAGACTCTTGTTTTGGAAGCAAAGATATCATCTTCCTTCCACCTCACTCTAACTCTATTTGTACGTACAGGATCCAAAGCATGGGAATTGGTGGCTGGAGTTTGGAAATGGGGTTTTAGTAGGTTACTGGCCATCCTTTTTATTTACACATCTTAGAAATCGTGCGAGTATGGTACAATTTGGGGGAGAAATTGTTAATAGTCGAGTATCAGGATCCCACACCTCCACCCAAATGGGCAGTGGACATTTTGCTGGAGAAGGGTTCGGAAAAGCGTCTTATTTTCGGAACCTGCAAGTGGTTGATTGGGATAACAGCTTAATCCCTTTATCAAATCTTCGAGTTTTGGCTGATCATCCAAATTGCTATGATATACAAGGCGGGATTAATAGAGTTTGgggtaattatttttactacGGAGGACCTGGAAGAAATTCCAGgtgttcttgatttttctttcaattcttttgatttttctttccatCTAACAACCCATCCATTCATTATACTACCTTTACCTTTACCTTTAGGGGCATTGTAAATTGGGAATTGGAAATAGTGAATATACTATCcatcttcttttttatataattgtttcaTGACTTTGTGTAAACACTACAAAATCTCAACCCCAACAAATTACAACTTGACTACTATACCATGAATTCCGCCGTTAACTATAATGGGGCATACcaattattacaagaaaacaataaatgTTGTACATGTTACCACTCCAAATGGACCTTTACCGCTGCAATTAATCCTTTTGTTAAggaaatcaattatatatccttcttcaattaataattctcaatTATTGTCACTAGCCCacattctttttcaaaaattcaataagGGATTCCCCActttataaatactccaaaaCTTTCTGGCGTATTATGCTCCATGAAAAATAAGATCAATGTCAACCCAACTCAACATAGGTATTTTGGGATTTTTGGCTGGTATAGAAAAATGGGGTAGGGGACATTGGGTGTGATAATATtgatactttttataaatatatatatatatataattatgcaaaaaaaacatacaagtaatttgtataattacgcCAAAGATGTGAAGATATAAATGCAATTATCCCTTGTAAAGACAACCAAACACCTCCTCTCGGCCAAACAATGTGGGATTGGAAATTTTGCAAGACTTTACCAGTTTGAAAGTATGTGGATTCTCTCAAGTGTTTGATGGATGGTAGTAACTGTCTTCCTTTCCTTGTAAATTAATGAATCCACCCACCTTCACAGATGTTGGCAGACAATATTCAGCAGAATTGCACTGCTCAGGGCTGGCACTCCTTAAATGGCTATCATCTCTCTTCACACTCACATCACTCAACAATTTACGGGATTGCATCTACCATCACATAAATACCAAATTCTACACCCTTGTACTAACTTTACCATCTACTTTTAATTGCGCTAATTCCAGTTTTACAtaaattcaactaatatttcACGTTGTCCGAATAGATTCAAATGACGATCAACTGCATGacttttctatataaaatatgtattgaaattcgtaatttctttttgaaaaaaaaaaatgtgagtgGTGATTGGTTGTGAACCCGGCAAATGGTTGGTTGACGATGATATGTTGATGTGTCATGGTAATATTGAACTCTACATATTCCCTTGACTTATCATCAAACATCGCAATCTCCCCAACTGTTAGTCTGAGGAATTGGTCAATTTTGACACCGACCGACAACACATTCATGTTTGTGGCTGTGATGTGATTTTAGCACATAAATGGTCGTGGCTCTGTCGGAATCACGATTCTTGATTGCAAATTTTTAATGGGCTATCAGGCCCGTTAATATCGGGGTTGATAAATGGGCCTCAAGGCCTGCAACTCGAATTATTATACGGATGATTTTTCTCTGGTACAAAATTGAAACTGCAGGATCCATTGTTTCAGTGGGACGGAATATTAACGGACCTTTCACGAGCAAGAGTCAGCCCAAGACCCAATCATAAAAGTGCACGTTGTTAAATGATTTTAGTTATCCAGTATCaggtcttataattttaaaaatgttaacgaaatatgtaaattaatatataatatttcaggaaaaaaaacCACTCAATTTAAAGGTATTATCaacacaataaataattggtatagtaatatataaatcacagtttgttagtgaaatatatttttttatattacattagttatatattattcataacataaatataatataaattttccaaGATATAAAAAGAGtcaaatgattttatataagttgTTGTCCCCCAAAAAaacagtaataataattttatatttgtttcaaaattgaaagcattataaattatttcaaaatattggtATTTCCATAATTAGGTCCAACTTGAACTAACAAGTAGAGTGGGTAAATTGATGagctaattaaatttttggatagAGTTGGGAAATAGCGTATGTAGTAGAAAACTAGACTTTAGTGcgtatcaaattaattactcaAATAAACGCTAAGTTTAGATAAAGGCGTGGATTGGATGATTCTCTCACCTCTAAAAATGAAACACAATTTTTaggtaaatttgtttgaatacatgttataaatttacgatttcttgaaaattgacaatttcaacCAATCTCATTCCAACAACCTTATAACCTACTTtcagaaattattgaaatatgataatttcttttttaattaattttcaagatATTAATTGTCATCCGTATAACTACGATCTTTAATTACTACTCTTTATACACGggacaataaatataatttaagtgATTGTTATGGAGAGTTTTGTTGATAtacaattttgaatataataaaataatatcactttaattaaaaaataaaataaagtaaataagaaattatgatGCGTAAGATGTAATAATGATAAGCTTATAATTAATAGGAAAAGAAATCATATTTTGTGATATAATAAGTGAGTGTGAGTCACacctaattttttgaaaaataataatgcacCGAAATAGGAGCAGTAGCTGATACGCGCGCATGTGcttcacaattaattaaactgaGGGGATTGCTTTCCCATTCCCCAcactattaataattattattaattttccttttttctccaAACAGTCAACCACCAATATCATCTGCTGCCTCAACCTTTGACTATATTTAACACTCTATTGCCATTTTTACTTTGAATTATTAGGGGGAGATTccacttaattatttttatagttttattttgaatcgactcaatattaattgttaaagCTCTCTGTTATAGCTAATTAtgattgaattataattttaaaattatttatactactTAAATCCCATCACATCAAGTAAAtgaacttatataattttaattcataacaTGTCATTTCTGACCATAGATTCGTGTATATAGTCAGAATATTGGtggagaataaattaaaagtaaacaattcaaatacatgatcaatattaaataaaaaatatgtcctttttattttacgtAAAAAGATGTTCCtcttacaataaatttaaaggcCTGTTTATTCATTTCAAGAAATGTGGTTTTTATTCTTGGGTGATTTTTTGTTCTCcatgatgaatattttaatcttaggaaaatttaatttgtgtaGAAAATTTTGGACACTCTTACATTC
The window above is part of the Sesamum indicum cultivar Zhongzhi No. 13 linkage group LG2, S_indicum_v1.0, whole genome shotgun sequence genome. Proteins encoded here:
- the LOC105156631 gene encoding uncharacterized protein LOC105156631, yielding MSFLRERERSQWLWCMDLRFANSEKIRCSLDHRRRQRRCTQKQTTHVLEETRPTNSSEMASSCCWKISPIISAFVFFLFFFSSVCPVLSVNFNATKQNFRPGDHMSKKLKYIRAHLMKINKPAVKTIQSPDGDIIDCVLSHQQPAFDHPELRGQKPLDPPEKPKGHISTTGMFEENFQAWSMSGEFCREGTIPMRRTSEEDVLRASSVRRFGRKIRRPIRRDSSSNGHEHAVGYVSGEEYYGAKASINVWAPRVANRYEFSLSQMWVIAGSFGDDLNTIEAGWQVSPELYGDNYPRFFTYWTSDAYQATGCYNLLCSGFVQTNNRIAIGAAISPTSSYNGGQFDISLLVWKDPKHGNWWLEFGNGVLVGYWPSFLFTHLRNRASMVQFGGEIVNSRVSGSHTSTQMGSGHFAGEGFGKASYFRNLQVVDWDNSLIPLSNLRVLADHPNCYDIQGGINRVWGNYFYYGGPGRNSRCS